The nucleotide window GGAGGCCTGGTAGGAACACATCGACGAGATGAAGAATAAACCTCCTGAGTGAACTCTGACCCGTTTCCTGGGTCTAAAAACTGATCTGGTCCTTTCCCACGGCTCGTTTTTGTCCCCATTTGTCACCTGTGTGTGACTCGTGTGTCAGAAGATGCAATactgtgtgatttcttttttgttggtGGACTCCAAATGTGGGTCAGCCTCCTCGCTGATCGGTGTAACGATGTGATTTGCAGGTGAAAATTGAATTTGTATTCTGCATGGATGTGTAAACCCTGGATGTACAATATTCCCTTCATGTCTCCATGTTAATATTCCTTGTTAGTTTTGCAATAAGAGGATGTTTTGCCAATGAGGAAAATGGAGGGGATTAAGGAGTTTCTCATTTAAAGCAATAGATTCTGCGAGGCATTGGAACAGATAATGGCTCAGCCAATTCTCCAGGCTGCAATCATCTCAAAAAGCCAAGGGCACTTTTATTCAAATCGACATGCTggggttttttcttttcttgagaAGACTAAATCTGACCCCTTTTCAATTATCAAGGTTATGTGACGTCTGAAGATTCACTTCCCAGAAagacttttcctctttctctcataTTTGTACACAACAGTGTTCAGTGCTGGGTGATTTGTGGTGTTTAGGATTGGACTGAAGTCAAACTGACAATCCTCCTTCAGTAATTATATAATTGACCGCACATCTTCTCAATTACACCTCTTAAcgtttgagtttgagttttttttttgtgaaatgcaCATGTCATATGGCCAAAGATTATGAATTGATTGTCTACTGTGAAGAGTGTGCTAATGATCTTCTGATACCTCTTTTGTAAGTTATTCTGTTTTCCTGTGAATATacattgttatttatttcaactatttatttattaaatgatttgttaataaaaaaacCTTCCTGAATCTTTTCATTCACATCGTTCTCTCATTAGAACGGAGACGTTATTTTACGAAATATTTCAGAGACTGTGCTTTTATATCTGTAGGGGCAAACCACAGCTGGAAAAAagtaaatcacattttaatggtggtgaaaaagctgaaaaacctaagaaaacaaacaagcaaagaaattaatatctatTAATCTATAAATCTTTGTAGAAGCAGTTTGCTATCATTTCCtgttagaataaaatgtattagtatgatgagaacagcagcagcagtcctttattttgtaaacagTGAGTAGTGAGGAATCCAGGCCGAGCATCAGACTCCAGTGAAACTATTTCACACGACTGACGTGAAGTTAAGAGCGAAGCTGCAGCATGAGAACAAACGCTCTTTGTTCGTGGTCAACAAGGCCGAGGACGTTCGTCCAAACGTCCTGTGATGACCGTGTGGACACAAGCTGGCCGCAGCGCTCCGTCCATTGACCACAGGCCTGAGTGAAGAGCACTGAAAATGACAGCTTAACTTGTGAcccctgaggtcagaggtcattcTGAAGTCAAACACTGACCAGTTGACCAACACGCAGATGGAGTTGAGGAAGTTGgtcagtgtgctgctgctgctgctgctctcagttTATAAAGACACCTCATGCAAAGACACAACAGAAGTAACAGGATCCACCGATTAATTTCTAATAAATTCGTATCCttctaaaaactaaaatccaaTTCATCAACGTTGTTGTGCTAAATGCTTTTTATATACACTGATAAAAAGCAAAGATGAAAATTAGTTATAGTTCCAATTAGGTTCCAAATGTTTGGTTGATTAACAcataaaatgtgagaaaatactGATAAATGTCTTTAATAACCCAGAACCTAAAAGGGACATGTTAGAATTACTTGATATAACAAATAGTCAAAAGACAGCTTACgattattaaaaagaaaaagcaacgTGTATCTGTTATGATGAAACCAGCGAATAACAATAATCTGAGACTAAATAAAAgcattgatgatgatggtcgACAGAGAAAAGACCCGATCttaactgattaaaaacactatttaatatttcatgtatttttccAAATTAAAGTTTGCTGTCAAACATCAATCCCACGTTTCTGGCTGTAggtttcatattaaaaacattaatcaaTAACAAATAATAGTTACTGCTTCATTTTCAGTCAATCATCAAAACGATGGATAAACTGGTTGTTTCAGCTCTGGTTCTGATTTCAGcggttttgttttgcagccgTCTCCGTGTTTGCCTGCCATTTAAACCCAGGTCAGACGTTTACACGCCTAATCGTCTTTTGTCACTGTAGAAAATGTGCGGTCGAAAAAAGCTGCAACCGACTGAGCTGAAGAGCAAACACAGGGATGGTTTTGGGCGCTGTCACCCCGGCCGTTAAACTCTGGCTAATGGTGTGTAAACGGAGCAGAGGGCAGCTGGACACACTGACTGGAGGCCTGTGGGAACCGACAGGTGACTCTTTGTAACGCTGCAGAAATACCAGATAAATATTATGGTGCTGGGACAGcgactgtgcagcagcagcagcagcagcagcagcagcagcctgtctCTCACACAACATGAATTTAGGAGCTATTTACCACTTCTGCAATTTCACGGTGAATTCAGCAATTTCCCAGGCAAAATAAATAGCGGAATTGCCTGGTAATACGAGACGCAATATTAAAAACGGTTTATTTCTTCATGTGTGAGATGTTTCGACATAATTCAAACTCCCTCGTGCTCGATTGTGCAGTCGCCTTATGAAACAGGAGAGGAAGTGCACGTGACGGCTTCTTGCAAACAAGCTGCCGGGCTGTGAAATGCATTTCGCTGATACACCTTATTTACAGAAATCGCCCAATCACAGAATGAGCATTACTCTGACCTCGACTTTCGAGCAGGATTATGAAACACCGcgatgaaaataataataaatctgtacgcttctctttccctccaccGAGTGTATTTGCCTGATTGACTATTCTCTCCCAAGTATGTGGGTAATCGTCTATTGAGAGCACATTTCCTTATCAGCGTCTAACACACTGTCTGAATCCGTTATCACAATGGGCCAGATCAGTGCAGGCAGCCCCTCGCTCTCCCGGGTGAGGCGCCCATGAAAAAGAATTTCTGGAGTTGGGTGCCAACTGATAGGCCCTGAGCTCTTTATCCCCTTAAAGCCaattcacactctgcatgttTAAATATCTTAGCTCAACCCCTGCCCTCCCACTCCCGTCATGCACTCgaaccccctcctccttctttgcctttcctctctctgtctctctgctctctccctttAACCCCAACGCGGCTCCAAGTCCCAGCGTGGACTGCCGCCGCAGCTGACCCGCAGTGCGCTGTGGGTTGGTGGGTGGGATGCAggtgcagggagggagagggagagagagagagagagagaggaggggagtcCCCCATTGTTGGGCTGGACAGCACCCTCTCTTCTCTGGAGCACCCTCTGATGGGGGAGCCCACTGACAATCACGCATTCTAATCTGATTATGCAAATGTCTACTTCAAAAAGCAATGCGCTGTAACCCTCACCCCGTGGTGGGAAGACAGAGCGagtaggaaggaaggaaggaaggaaggacagaaggaaggaaggagagtaGGCAGCAGGAATGTGGAGAGGGAGGTGTGGATGGTTGGATTCCTGAGAAAATTAAGCACAAGGGCAAAATTCACCATCAGAATCAATTTTGTTTGCGACACCCTCACACCAGCTTCTCGCACATGTCCTCTGTGCCACCAGGGGAGGTCTGAGGACGGAGCAGCGCTCACTTAACACACTCTGAATGGCCACCCGCTCCCTCAGCAGGGCATTGAATTCAGTATTCAAATGCGTATTGTTTTTCCAGACGCTCCTGAATCCGGTGTCAAAAGGGAATCTACAATGTTAATGAGGGGGCTAAAGTACCCAGAGTTAAGATTTCAGACGTCCAAACAGTTGGACGTGACATTTCCCCAAGAACAACGCGGGCCTCTGCGCCACCGATTCCTAAAGGCACGGACCACAAAACCCCCGCCTCCTAAATATTCACGCTAAGCTGAGCGCCCTGGCCTGAGCAGATTTCTGAAATCAGCTGCTTCATTCTGCTGCACGATACATCTCTAAAAGGAACAACATCCATGCTAGCAGCACTGGACTTAAAGCAGCACGATGCTAATTCTTTACCCTCAAAGACCAGTTCCAGTGCTTGTTAGATGGTTCATGACTTGGGAGAATGGAGCctcttcactcttcactccTCACCCTCTGTTCTTGCTCTACGTAACTTTGGTGAGTCGGTACGAGAAGCGTGGAACTGACTGATAGTCGCAGCTTAAATTGTCCGAATCAGCgccagcaagttgaagagtgaTGCTGAAATGTAGATCATtaaaaaagtcatttaaaaccaGCGTTCATCTCCAATAGTCAgccaggaaacattttaaatttgaaggATTTGCTGGATTTgttggttcaggaagccggggatcatgggaaatatccaccgttcagtagtgtttcagttcagtgagcgAGACGACGCAAACAGATTGAAAGGCTTTGGTTGTTCTCTACGTGAAAACCACTCGGAAAAGGAGCCCAACAGAGTCAATCGTCACCTGGGAACCATGAACATCGGGGAAAATCTAAATCTTGTGccaaaatatctggaaaatgttgagatatttccttTGATAAGTGCAATGTTTGACCTGCTTGTATTTCTAGATCAAGGGTTAAATCATTAGAAGTCTCCAGGACACCATTGACAAATTTCATGTTAATCCTTCAAATAGttttaatgtgatatttcacaaaagaaaaaaaatgggaGCCTCTCGGTGGCAGCAGAGAAAAAGTGATGGGACGATAAAGGATCATGACAATCCATCCAGTCTGGACCCGGACTGACCCACTGTCCCCTGAGCCATGACCCTAATGTAGGAATAATTCACTTTGAGGGAATAATGGTGAAGATACAGCTACTTTTgaattttgttcattttaatgatAATCTGTCTGCATTTTGAATTCTAACAGACCAACAATCTTTAActtacaacaaacacacacttcccttTTATGGACGTGTTTGGACTTGCACTTCAACAGTGTGCTGGGGAATTCGTCTGCCGTCACCCAACGCTCTCACAACTTCCTCAGATTATGCAATTGTGTCCAAGCCCATTGAGCTGAAGTCATTATCCATTATTTCACAGCATCTCGTCCAGCTGACAGCAAGAACCTAGCGTTCCGGAGTCTGTTTTGACTTTTTACCTGTATTTGTTTGAGGTGCGTCTGTTATCTAATGCATCAAGTGGAACTATGACCCAGACTCCAGCTCTGTGAAGTTAATAATTGTTTACCAAGGAGCACAATGTAAAAAGGAACCGGAACAGCAGCTTTTCTTCGTGACACACAGCCACTATGGAGCAGAGGCAGCgcctctttgtttgtgtgctgctggcACTTTGTGCCTCTCAGACGGCGAATGGAGGGAACATTCTGGTGTGGTACACTGAGGGCAGCCACTGGATTAACATGAAGCCTTTGCTGGAGGCTCTGATCGACAGGGGACACCAGGTCACCGTCCTGGCTCCGAGCATGATTCTGTTCATGAACACCAGTATTTCTTCTCGCTTTCGGTACGAAAACTTCGAAGTATCCGTCTCAAAGAAGGAGATGGAGACGTTTTTTGACAACTTTCTTCACTTCACCTTATATGAGATGGATCAAATGAACTCCTTGCAGATTTACAGGAAATTTATTGAACTGATGGCGGTCAACCTGCAGTATTCTTTGAGTTATTTGGACGGAGTGCTGAAATCAGACACCGTCATGAAGAAGCTGAAGGAAGGAAAATATGACCTTCTCCTGTCTGACCCCGTCTACCCCGGCAGTGACTTGACAGCAGAGATTTTGGGCATCCCTCTGGTTTTCTCTCTGCGCTTCAGCTTTGTGAATAACTGGGAGAGATACTGTGGTCAGCTACCCGCTCCACCGTCCTTTGTCCCCGCTGCTATGAGCAAACTGACAGACAAGATGGATTTCTCACAGAGAGTGTGGAACTTGGCCTTCTATTTAATCAATGACATAATTTTGAACAACATTTATTGGAAAAAAGTAGATGCATATTACTCCGAAATCCAAGGTGAGCAGCtaagttattttaaatgcaccatactttcttctgtttgttcGATAGCTTTGACTTTGAAAATTACACCTGAATCATTGATGATACTTTTGCATTGTGACAGGGAAACCGACCAGTGCCTGCCAGACAATGAGTAAAGCAGACTTCTGGTTGATTCGAACCTACTGGGATTTTGAATTCCCTCGTCCTTTCCTCCCCAACTTCAAATACGTTGGTGGGATCCACTGCATACCTGCTAAACCTTTGCCAGAGGTAGTTTTGTCTCCATTGTTACAGGCCCATTAATCTTAAATGACAACTCCACAGTATTCCAATAACTCCACTATAAGGAGTAATGGAAGTTACATTTGGTTGGAATTGGGATAATACAGGTTTTCTCTTCTTGCAGGATATGGAGGAATTTGTGCAGAGTTCAGGAGACGCTGGCATCGTGGTCTTCACTTTGGGATCCTTGATCAAGAACATCACTGTTGAGAAGGCAAACGTGATCGCCTCGGCCCTCGCTCAGATCCCACAAAAGGTCAAAATAGTATAAATCTAATGACCCCTCCAGGTTTTATGAGTTTTATCTTGCAACAGTAGGTTTAGTGACTGCAAATAGATTTCAGTGCCGACTATGCGATGTGCTTACAAGCCACCGAATGTCAGAAAGTTGAGgctatttaatttaatgaagaaaaagacGACGACAAAGTGTCAACTTTGATGCTAACATTTTCTCAGTTGTTTTCATTGAATGTTGACGGTCAATAAAACCATCATCTACCTGGAGGTGTAAATTACTCTGAAAGATGGAGATATATTAAGTAACACACAATGGTTCATGGGTTAAAGCGAGATTTGGCATTTTTAATGGTTGAATTGGGATATTGGGACTGGACACAAGGAAAGGAgaatcaaaaatgtaaaaaaaaaggaacatttaaaacatttgatggGAAAGGTGGTGATAATTTGTAGAGCTGTACAGCTAAAGAAACCAGGGTATAAGGATTGACCCTTTTCCAGATAAAAATACTGGATTTATACGATatgattattcattattataaaaTCTACACTGTATATTATGTGAAGATTATTCTGTGTTAGTCTAAACGTGTGTTTACAGGTGCTGTGGAGATACAGTGGAGAAAAACCAGAGACTCTTGGTGATAACACCAGAACATATGACTGGATCCCTCAGAACGACCTGCTGGGTAAGTCAAGCTTTAACAAAAGCTTTTAACAAGAAGCTTcatgacttttactttttaaagaaagatgCTTTCCACCACactgtttgcttttctctccATTCCACGATATCAACTCATgttttataaattcaaaatTAATTCAACTTAAAATGTCTACTTATTTACAACTTATAAACACAAGGTGTTTTTTGACAATGATGAGCTGAACAAATTAGCTGCTGAGGTCACTGAGCTCAATAAATCCATTTTCTAAACTGGCATCAGCATATTACCAGAAGAGTATTCGCAGAGTTAAAACGCtgaagaaacaggaaataatgtaGTCTACGACTTTGGAGTTCAACATTTCGACACCATTTTTCGAGCTGTGGCCATTTCCCTGATTCACGTTGTGATTTGCTTTGTGCGTCCATCAACAGCAGACCCACAAATCAGGGGTTAAATACATGATGGATTGTTTAGACTATCCTTTGTCACTTTCCCAGTGTGAACACAAAACATACACTGAGCTCATGCGGCTCAGATTCATCAGGTGTGACAAAGCTTGTTCAGTGGACTCGGACCAACAAGGGCAAAGTGAACAAAAGGTGCACAAAGGTAACTTCAGAACATAATCAGTGGTGCTGCCATCTCCTCTCACATGCCTTTATTAGGCTGGCTACCTTACAACTGGGCAAAGGAGGCAGTAGCCCAAAGGCTttggttgttttattcatttgtccACATAATTTGATTCATGGCAAATTTGTTGTAAAGACTCTGAAGGAGAACATTAATAACAGTCTATGGAACTTTTTAAGGCTtcaaccttactatgtaaagtgccttgagatatattatgatttggctctatacaaataaaattgaatgtTGCAGTAATGTTAAGGGGAAATGTAGGAAGTATTAGTTGCTCTAGTTCCTCCTTTTTATACTTGAGTTTCTCAGGAATAAAAGAAGACATTagcttgaaaacaaaacaggaccCATTTTATATTGTGTTACCATGTACCAGAGTTTTTTCAGCTTAGTTTTCTGCCAATTTGAATCAATACCTGAGGTGGATTCTGGGTGCGATATTTAATCAGGTTCTGAGATTAATTTGACGCCAAACCTGAGGAAATAATGAAACTGGTATGTTCAACAAGGGTCAGTAAGGACCCAACAAACCTTTTTCCCAAGGTTAAATTGACCATGAAGACAAATCAGAATTGAAAAGATGCGTAAACAGCCTGTCTGGGTTGGAAAAAGCGACGCACGTTTCATGATCTTTGGCATCTTATCAGGTCACCACAAGACCAGAGCCTTCATCACCCACGGTGGCACAAATGGGATTTATGAGGCCATCTACCACGGTGTTCCCATGGTGGGCATCCCCTTGTTCGCTGACCAACCAGACAACATGGTCCACATGAAGGCCAAGGGAGCTGCAGTTACCTTGGACTTAAACTTCATGAAGACCGAGGACCTTAGAGATGCGATCATTACTGTTATCAACGAGAAATCGTAAGTTCCCTTATCTGCTCTTAGTCGGTTCTAGGGTTTTAAAGAAGGTACTGGGTCATTTTCTGATCAGGGTTTCCAGCAAGTcaaatttaagactttaaagCTTCTTTAAAATTTCAAACCACTCCCATTGGAAAAAAGAATTAAGTgacaaaacaatcaaatgtgCATTACCTCCCCATGTTCATCCAGGTACAAGGAGAGTGCCATGCGGCTGTCCAGTATCCACCATGACAGACCCATCAGTCCCCTGGATGAGGCCTTGTTCTGGATCGAGTTCACCATGAGAAACAACGGGGCCAAGCACTTGAGGGTCCAGGCCCATGAGCTGACCTGGTACCAATATCACAGCCTGGACGTCCTGGCCTTCCTCCTCGCCGTCGTCCTGCTCATcacactcctcttcctcggGACCTGCCGTTTCTGCTTTCGGAAGTGCTGTGGCAGGAAAGGCAAGAAAAAGACTGAGTGATGGACTTTAAGATTTGAAATGTAGTCAGCAAAGAAGTGACGGGTGAAACACTGACAGTTCTCAGGTTCACTTTTGAGTCTGAGGCACGTTGTGTCCCCACAATGTCCTGGATGTGCGTTTGTGATCAGCGATCCTCAACTTCTGACACGACGAAGACTATAAATGTCATGTAAAAAGT belongs to Hippoglossus stenolepis isolate QCI-W04-F060 chromosome 9, HSTE1.2, whole genome shotgun sequence and includes:
- the LOC124852408 gene encoding UDP-glucuronosyltransferase 2A2-like — encoded protein: MEQRQRLFVCVLLALCASQTANGGNILVWYTEGSHWINMKPLLEALIDRGHQVTVLAPSMILFMNTSISSRFRYENFEVSVSKKEMETFFDNFLHFTLYEMDQMNSLQIYRKFIELMAVNLQYSLSYLDGVLKSDTVMKKLKEGKYDLLLSDPVYPGSDLTAEILGIPLVFSLRFSFVNNWERYCGQLPAPPSFVPAAMSKLTDKMDFSQRVWNLAFYLINDIILNNIYWKKVDAYYSEIQGKPTSACQTMSKADFWLIRTYWDFEFPRPFLPNFKYVGGIHCIPAKPLPEDMEEFVQSSGDAGIVVFTLGSLIKNITVEKANVIASALAQIPQKVLWRYSGEKPETLGDNTRTYDWIPQNDLLGHHKTRAFITHGGTNGIYEAIYHGVPMVGIPLFADQPDNMVHMKAKGAAVTLDLNFMKTEDLRDAIITVINEKSYKESAMRLSSIHHDRPISPLDEALFWIEFTMRNNGAKHLRVQAHELTWYQYHSLDVLAFLLAVVLLITLLFLGTCRFCFRKCCGRKGKKKTE